One window of the Quadrisphaera setariae genome contains the following:
- the ileS gene encoding isoleucine--tRNA ligase: MSEQRKSYPLASALDPSAGVPASPSFPDLEAAVLAHWKADDTFEASVGAREAGEEGSNEYVFYDGPPFANGLPHYGHLLTGYVKDVVPRYQTMLGKRVERRFGWDCHGLPAEVEAERQLGITHKSQIEELGVAAFNDACRTSVLKYTDEWRDYVTRQARWVDFDHDYKTLDTDYMESVMWAFKTLWDKGLVYEGFRVLAYCWRCETPLSNTETRMDDVYRQRQDPAVTVGMTLTSGEWAGAKALVWTTTPWTLPSNLAMAVGPDVEYALVEPSEGAFAGQRLVMAAARVGAYTRELGGGDAAPTVLETKLGRELLGTTYTPAFSYFTGRDNAHQVLLADYVTTDDGTGVVHIAPAFGEDDKLVTDAAGIEAVVPVDGQGRFDARVADYEGQHVFDANAVIIKDLKAATRGEGADGSGGPVTDGTVLVRQETYDHPYPHCWRCGNALIYRAVSSWFVKVTAIRDRMVELNQQIDWVPGHVKDGSFGKWLEGARDWSISRNRFWGSPIPVWTSDDPAYPRVDVYGSLAELERDFGVAVTDLHRPFVDELTRPNPDDPTGRSTMRRVPEVLDCWFESGSMPFAQVHYPFENAEWFEDHYPGDFIVEYVGQTRGWFYTLHVLATALFDRPAFRTALVHGIVLGDDGRKMSKSLRNYPDVSEVFARDGADAMRWFLMSSPILRGGNLVTTEAGIRDGVRQVLLPLWSTWYFLALYAGALRPQGDTGDDGGAGSSAGVVGRWRTDSPHELDRYVLASLRDLVEHVRGQLDALDVAGACESVRVFLDLLTNWYVRRSRERFWGNGPDAVDAVDTLHTVLEVLTRVVAPLLPLTAEEVWRGLTGGRSVHLADYPSPEDLPADPDLVEAMDAVRAACSAALGLRKAGGLRVRQPLPRLTLAVPGGGSEGVLQQLVGLVASEVNVKDVVLLDAEDSAAESFGVAQKLTVNARAAGPRIGKQVQQAIQASRSGAFEVRVGPDGTETVVAAGIELLPGEYELSTVVAQDAEGGAAQRATATLPGGGFVVLETAVDDALAAEGWANDVVRLVQDARKTAGLHVSDRIALVLDVPDEREAWARAHADRIADEVLATSVEVRPGSDDVLVEVTKAAAAASAR; encoded by the coding sequence GTGAGCGAGCAGCGCAAGAGCTACCCCCTCGCCTCCGCGCTGGACCCCAGCGCAGGCGTGCCGGCCTCCCCGAGCTTCCCCGACCTCGAGGCCGCGGTGCTGGCGCACTGGAAGGCCGACGACACCTTCGAGGCGTCCGTCGGCGCGCGAGAGGCCGGCGAGGAGGGGTCCAACGAGTACGTCTTCTACGACGGCCCGCCCTTCGCCAACGGCCTGCCCCACTACGGCCACCTGCTCACCGGGTACGTCAAGGACGTCGTGCCCCGCTACCAGACGATGCTCGGCAAGCGCGTCGAGCGGCGCTTCGGGTGGGACTGCCACGGCCTGCCCGCCGAGGTCGAGGCAGAGCGGCAGCTGGGCATCACGCACAAGAGCCAGATCGAGGAGCTGGGCGTCGCGGCCTTCAACGACGCGTGCCGCACCTCGGTGCTGAAGTACACCGACGAGTGGCGCGACTACGTCACCCGCCAGGCCCGCTGGGTCGACTTCGACCACGACTACAAGACCCTCGACACCGACTACATGGAGTCGGTGATGTGGGCCTTCAAGACCCTGTGGGACAAGGGCCTGGTCTACGAGGGCTTCCGGGTGCTGGCGTACTGCTGGCGCTGCGAGACGCCGCTGTCGAACACCGAGACGCGCATGGACGACGTCTACCGCCAGCGGCAGGACCCGGCCGTCACGGTCGGCATGACGCTGACCAGCGGCGAGTGGGCCGGCGCGAAGGCGCTGGTCTGGACGACGACGCCGTGGACGCTGCCCTCCAACCTCGCCATGGCCGTCGGACCTGACGTCGAGTACGCCCTCGTCGAGCCGTCCGAGGGCGCGTTCGCCGGCCAGCGCCTCGTCATGGCGGCGGCGCGCGTGGGCGCGTACACCCGCGAGCTGGGTGGCGGTGACGCGGCGCCGACCGTGCTCGAGACGAAGCTCGGCCGCGAGCTGCTCGGCACCACCTACACCCCGGCCTTCTCCTACTTCACCGGCCGCGACAACGCCCACCAGGTGCTGCTGGCCGACTACGTCACCACCGACGACGGCACCGGCGTGGTGCACATCGCCCCCGCCTTCGGCGAGGACGACAAGCTCGTCACCGACGCCGCGGGCATCGAGGCCGTCGTGCCCGTGGACGGGCAGGGGAGGTTCGACGCCCGCGTGGCCGACTACGAGGGCCAGCACGTCTTCGACGCCAACGCGGTGATCATCAAGGACCTCAAGGCCGCCACGCGCGGGGAGGGCGCCGACGGCTCGGGGGGCCCCGTCACCGACGGCACGGTGCTGGTCCGCCAGGAGACCTACGACCACCCGTACCCGCACTGCTGGCGCTGCGGCAACGCCCTCATCTACCGCGCCGTGAGCAGCTGGTTCGTCAAGGTGACGGCCATCCGCGACCGCATGGTCGAGCTCAACCAGCAGATCGACTGGGTGCCCGGCCACGTCAAGGACGGGTCCTTCGGCAAGTGGCTCGAGGGCGCCCGCGACTGGTCGATCAGCCGCAACCGGTTCTGGGGCAGCCCGATCCCGGTGTGGACCAGCGACGACCCGGCCTACCCCCGGGTCGACGTCTACGGCTCCCTCGCCGAGCTCGAGCGCGACTTCGGCGTGGCCGTCACCGACCTGCACCGCCCCTTCGTCGACGAGCTGACGCGGCCGAACCCCGACGACCCCACGGGCCGCTCCACCATGCGGCGCGTCCCCGAGGTGCTCGACTGCTGGTTCGAGTCAGGATCGATGCCGTTCGCGCAGGTCCACTACCCGTTCGAGAACGCCGAGTGGTTCGAGGACCACTACCCGGGCGACTTCATCGTCGAGTACGTCGGTCAGACCCGCGGCTGGTTCTACACGCTGCACGTGCTGGCCACCGCGCTGTTCGACAGGCCCGCGTTCCGCACCGCGCTCGTGCACGGCATCGTCCTCGGCGACGACGGCCGCAAGATGTCCAAGAGCCTGCGCAACTACCCGGACGTCTCCGAGGTCTTCGCCCGCGACGGCGCCGACGCCATGCGCTGGTTCCTCATGTCCAGCCCCATCCTGCGCGGCGGCAACCTCGTGACCACCGAGGCCGGCATCCGCGACGGCGTGCGCCAGGTGCTGCTGCCCCTGTGGAGCACCTGGTACTTCCTCGCCCTCTACGCCGGCGCGCTGCGGCCCCAGGGGGACACCGGCGACGACGGCGGCGCTGGTTCGTCGGCGGGCGTGGTCGGCCGCTGGCGCACCGACTCGCCCCACGAGCTCGACAGGTACGTGCTCGCCAGCCTGCGCGACCTCGTGGAGCACGTGCGCGGCCAGCTCGACGCCCTCGACGTCGCCGGGGCCTGCGAGAGCGTCCGCGTCTTCCTCGACCTGCTCACCAACTGGTACGTGCGGCGCTCGCGGGAGCGGTTCTGGGGCAACGGCCCGGACGCCGTCGACGCCGTCGACACCCTCCACACCGTGCTGGAGGTGCTCACCCGCGTGGTGGCGCCGCTGCTGCCGCTCACCGCGGAGGAGGTGTGGCGCGGCCTGACCGGCGGGCGCAGCGTGCACCTGGCCGACTACCCCTCCCCAGAGGACCTCCCGGCCGACCCCGACCTCGTGGAGGCCATGGACGCGGTGCGCGCCGCGTGCTCCGCAGCCCTGGGCCTGCGCAAGGCCGGCGGCCTGCGCGTGCGGCAGCCGCTGCCGCGGCTCACCCTCGCCGTGCCCGGGGGCGGGTCCGAAGGTGTGCTCCAGCAGCTCGTGGGGCTCGTGGCCAGCGAGGTCAACGTCAAGGACGTCGTCCTGCTCGACGCCGAGGACTCCGCCGCCGAGAGCTTCGGGGTCGCCCAGAAGCTGACGGTCAACGCCCGCGCCGCCGGTCCGCGGATCGGCAAGCAGGTGCAGCAGGCCATCCAGGCCTCGCGCAGCGGCGCCTTCGAGGTGCGCGTCGGGCCCGACGGCACCGAGACGGTCGTCGCGGCCGGCATCGAGCTCCTCCCGGGGGAGTACGAGCTGAGCACCGTCGTCGCCCAGGACGCCGAGGGCGGAGCGGCGCAGCGCGCCACCGCCACGCTGCCGGGCGGCGGCTTCGTCGTCCTGGAGACCGCCGTGGACGACGCGCTGGCGGCCGAGGGCTGGGCCAACGACGTCGTCAGGCTCGTCCAGGACGCCCGCAAGACCGCCGGCCTGCACGTCTCCGACCGGATCGCGCTGGTGCTCGACGTGCCGGACGAGCGGGAGGCCTGGGCCCGCGCCCACGCGGACCGCATCGCCGACGAGGTGCTCGCCACGAGCGTCGAGGTGAGGCCCGGCTCGGACGACGTGCTCGTCGAGGTCACGAAGGCCGCTGCTGCTGCGAGCGCGCGATGA
- a CDS encoding bifunctional folylpolyglutamate synthase/dihydrofolate synthase yields the protein MSRVAGGSPERSAQEAEERRAAAERLRAVHAELLARTPESAVQPRLEPVRQVLELLGDPQRAYPVIHLTGTNGKTSTSRFAERLLREMNLRTGRFTSPHLSSVTERISIDGEPISDEVFVAVHEDVAPYLAIVDGRLRQDGQVPLTYFEVLAVLAFAAFADAPVDVAVVEVGLGGTWDATNVADATVAVVTPISLDHTELLGDTVEEIAETKSGIFTEGSAVVLAQQPVDAAQVLLRRAVEVGATVAREGLEFGVTSRVVAVGGQVLELQGIGGTTYSDVLLTAFGEHQGHNAAVALAAVEAFLGGEGLEPDVVRAAYADVTTPGRLEVVRRSPVVLVDAAHNTGGAQSLVAALEDSFEYTRLVGVVAVLEGKDALGMLEVLEPVLDEVVVTRSSSPRAMEVDDLADIALDIFGGDLGERVHVAERLDEALQVAVDRSESEAPGGLGAGVLVTGSITLVGDARTLLRAPAAR from the coding sequence ATGAGCCGCGTCGCAGGGGGCTCCCCGGAGCGCTCCGCGCAGGAGGCCGAGGAGCGCCGCGCCGCGGCCGAGCGGCTGCGCGCCGTGCACGCCGAGCTGCTCGCCCGCACCCCCGAGAGCGCGGTCCAGCCGCGCCTGGAGCCGGTCCGGCAGGTGCTGGAGCTGCTGGGGGACCCCCAGCGCGCCTACCCGGTCATCCACCTGACGGGCACCAACGGCAAGACGTCGACCTCGCGGTTCGCCGAGCGGCTGCTGCGTGAGATGAACCTGCGCACCGGGCGCTTCACCAGCCCGCACCTGAGCAGCGTCACCGAGCGCATCAGCATCGACGGCGAGCCGATCTCCGACGAGGTGTTCGTGGCGGTCCACGAGGACGTCGCGCCCTACCTGGCCATCGTCGACGGTCGCCTGCGCCAGGACGGCCAGGTGCCGCTGACGTACTTCGAGGTGCTGGCGGTGCTGGCGTTCGCGGCCTTCGCCGACGCCCCCGTGGACGTCGCCGTGGTCGAGGTGGGGCTGGGTGGCACGTGGGACGCCACCAACGTCGCCGACGCCACCGTCGCCGTGGTCACGCCGATCTCCCTGGACCACACCGAGCTGCTCGGCGACACCGTGGAGGAGATCGCCGAGACGAAGTCCGGCATCTTCACCGAGGGCAGCGCCGTGGTGCTGGCCCAGCAGCCCGTCGACGCGGCGCAGGTGCTCCTGCGCCGCGCGGTCGAGGTGGGCGCCACCGTGGCCCGCGAGGGTCTGGAGTTCGGGGTCACCTCGCGCGTGGTCGCCGTCGGCGGGCAGGTGCTCGAGCTGCAGGGCATCGGCGGCACCACCTACTCCGACGTGCTGCTCACGGCGTTCGGGGAGCACCAGGGCCACAACGCCGCCGTGGCGCTGGCCGCCGTGGAGGCGTTCCTCGGCGGTGAGGGCCTCGAGCCCGACGTCGTGCGCGCCGCCTACGCCGACGTCACCACGCCGGGACGCCTGGAGGTGGTGCGCCGCTCGCCGGTGGTGCTCGTCGACGCCGCCCACAACACCGGCGGCGCGCAGTCGCTCGTGGCAGCGCTGGAGGACTCCTTCGAGTACACGCGCCTGGTGGGCGTGGTCGCGGTCCTCGAGGGCAAGGACGCGCTCGGCATGCTCGAGGTGCTGGAGCCCGTGCTCGACGAGGTGGTCGTCACCCGGTCCAGCTCACCGCGCGCCATGGAGGTCGACGACCTCGCCGACATCGCCCTCGACATCTTCGGCGGCGACCTCGGCGAGCGCGTCCACGTGGCCGAGCGGCTCGACGAGGCGCTCCAGGTGGCGGTGGACAGGTCGGAGTCGGAGGCGCCCGGCGGCCTCGGCGCCGGCGTGCTCGTCACCGGCTCCATCACGCTGGTCGGCGACGCCCGGACGCTGCTGCGGGCCCCCGCCGCCCGCTGA
- a CDS encoding DUF2283 domain-containing protein, with product MPLPRILLEQRATYDAEVDAAYLYLVDEIADGAATTQRVVEVPGAGEVVLDFDDDGRFLGIEVIAASALLPRDLLDRLTAGGQTPDDQSPDDFAPINLLHGPVADWLAAHGPHAEALADEVAWSPTFTEQSFPKGPGEVEELWTTGGWVSWVGGPAVAPLDPWPRSAAGAPLEHVITVCLDDLHTTGDTASTRTFPQHEQGLPATGALEVFHDLSTWGWDADDAAAAGWLVRWVPQPDRSHLVLGPDTTALDGRPSSPTCQAGTFLPGWTLPPLADAVEAPSTVFDVVEELAREHARAWCHQRQLPFHGQVDGPTHAYGHGSRSTAAAAEVLAAVLPVSDGDHHRLLLEVESGSHLAGWFGDRGHLQVWMRQSDLAARRFQAAWCMVRTA from the coding sequence GTGCCCCTCCCCCGGATCCTCCTCGAGCAGCGGGCGACGTACGACGCCGAGGTCGACGCCGCCTACCTGTACCTCGTCGACGAGATCGCCGACGGCGCGGCCACCACCCAGCGGGTCGTCGAGGTCCCGGGCGCGGGCGAGGTGGTCCTGGACTTCGACGACGACGGTCGCTTCCTCGGCATCGAGGTGATCGCCGCGTCGGCGCTGCTCCCCCGCGACCTGCTCGACCGCCTCACCGCTGGTGGGCAGACTCCCGACGACCAGTCCCCCGACGACTTCGCCCCCATCAACCTCCTGCACGGCCCCGTGGCCGACTGGCTCGCAGCGCACGGCCCGCACGCCGAGGCGCTGGCGGACGAGGTGGCCTGGTCCCCCACCTTCACCGAGCAGTCCTTCCCCAAGGGCCCGGGCGAGGTGGAGGAGCTCTGGACCACCGGCGGATGGGTCTCCTGGGTCGGCGGCCCCGCCGTCGCCCCGCTGGACCCCTGGCCGCGCTCCGCAGCGGGCGCACCGCTGGAGCACGTCATCACCGTCTGCCTCGACGACCTCCACACCACCGGCGACACCGCGAGCACCCGGACCTTCCCCCAGCACGAGCAGGGCCTGCCGGCCACCGGCGCCCTGGAGGTCTTCCACGACCTGAGCACCTGGGGATGGGACGCCGACGACGCCGCAGCCGCGGGGTGGCTGGTGCGCTGGGTGCCCCAGCCCGACCGCTCCCACCTCGTGCTCGGACCGGACACCACCGCGCTGGACGGCCGTCCTTCCTCCCCGACCTGCCAGGCCGGGACCTTCCTGCCGGGGTGGACCCTCCCGCCCCTGGCCGACGCCGTCGAAGCCCCGTCAACGGTCTTCGACGTCGTTGAAGAGCTCGCCCGCGAGCACGCCCGCGCGTGGTGCCACCAGCGGCAGCTCCCGTTCCACGGGCAGGTCGACGGTCCCACCCACGCCTACGGCCACGGCTCCCGGTCCACCGCCGCGGCCGCCGAGGTGCTCGCTGCGGTGCTGCCCGTTTCCGACGGCGACCACCACAGGCTGCTGCTCGAGGTCGAGTCCGGCTCCCACCTCGCCGGGTGGTTCGGCGACCGCGGCCACCTGCAGGTGTGGATGCGCCAGAGCGACCTGGCAGCGCGCCGCTTCCAGGCCGCCTGGTGCATGGTCCGCACCGCCTGA
- a CDS encoding DUF4233 domain-containing protein yields MSDSPQQSSAPEGRTSGQGQVQQGELTVPPPTMTARLASTTLLLEAFAVLFGTMVAAAFLPDQGVGRGWVWGVGLVIVVVCVLASGTARSARGVVVGNAVQVLLVAVGVSLALVVLEAGVAALVVAVGFAALWWWLVSIGRRIDTDRRRWAVQLAEQQR; encoded by the coding sequence GTGTCTGACAGCCCCCAGCAGTCGAGCGCGCCCGAGGGTCGGACGTCGGGTCAGGGGCAGGTGCAGCAGGGCGAGCTGACGGTGCCGCCGCCCACGATGACGGCGCGCCTGGCCTCCACGACGCTGCTGCTGGAGGCCTTCGCCGTCCTGTTCGGCACCATGGTGGCGGCCGCGTTCCTGCCCGACCAGGGCGTGGGCCGGGGCTGGGTGTGGGGCGTCGGGCTGGTGATCGTCGTCGTCTGCGTCCTGGCGAGCGGCACCGCGCGCAGCGCGCGCGGGGTGGTCGTCGGGAACGCGGTGCAGGTGCTCCTGGTCGCCGTCGGCGTCTCGCTCGCGCTGGTCGTGCTCGAGGCGGGCGTCGCGGCCCTCGTCGTGGCGGTCGGCTTCGCGGCGCTGTGGTGGTGGCTGGTCTCCATCGGCCGGCGCATCGACACCGACCGGCGGCGCTGGGCCGTGCAGCTCGCCGAGCAGCAGCGCTAG
- a CDS encoding heme oxygenase (biliverdin-producing) — MDDDAGRSADEGFAARLRRETAEAHGAAERSPFMEELLSGSLGPAALTTFLAQVHHLYAVLEPAVDAARDDVVVAPFADDRLRRLPAVSADLRAHAGEGWREHLVPLPAAERYAERLRQVATWPAGLVTHHYLRYLGDLSGGQVVRRLLARAYGWPEAELRSWDFPGVPSPKRYRDHYRSLLDAAPWDEAERGRVVEEARRGYRLNEELFDDLSARLPEWRR, encoded by the coding sequence GTGGACGACGACGCGGGCCGCAGCGCCGACGAGGGCTTCGCTGCTCGCCTGCGGCGGGAGACGGCCGAGGCGCACGGTGCGGCGGAGCGCTCGCCCTTCATGGAGGAGCTGCTCTCCGGGTCGCTGGGACCGGCGGCGCTGACGACCTTCCTCGCTCAGGTGCACCACCTGTACGCCGTGCTGGAGCCCGCGGTCGACGCGGCGCGCGACGACGTCGTCGTCGCCCCCTTCGCCGACGACCGCCTGCGGCGGCTGCCGGCCGTCTCGGCAGACCTGCGCGCCCACGCCGGTGAGGGCTGGCGCGAGCACCTCGTGCCGCTGCCGGCCGCCGAGCGGTACGCCGAGCGGCTGCGGCAGGTGGCGACGTGGCCGGCGGGCCTGGTGACCCACCACTACCTGCGCTACCTCGGCGACCTGTCCGGCGGGCAGGTGGTGCGGCGCCTGCTGGCGCGGGCGTACGGCTGGCCGGAGGCGGAGCTGCGCTCGTGGGACTTCCCCGGCGTCCCCTCGCCCAAGCGGTACCGCGACCACTACCGGTCGCTGCTGGACGCCGCGCCCTGGGACGAGGCGGAGCGCGGCCGCGTGGTCGAGGAGGCCCGCCGGGGCTACCGGCTCAACGAGGAGCTGTTCGACGACCTCAGCGCGCGGCTTCCGGAGTGGCGTCGCTAG
- the ndk gene encoding nucleoside-diphosphate kinase has protein sequence MSTEPTTASTTERSLVLVKPDGVRRGLTGAVLARIEAKGYRIVALQQREATQTELSAHYAEHEGKPFYAPLLEFMASGPLVAVVVEGERCIEGFRSLAGTTDPTTAAPGTIRGDLGRDWGLKVQQNLVHGSDSPESAAREIGIWFPSL, from the coding sequence GTGAGCACTGAGCCGACCACCGCGTCGACCACCGAGCGCAGCCTCGTCCTCGTGAAGCCCGACGGCGTCCGCCGCGGCCTCACCGGCGCCGTCCTGGCGCGCATCGAGGCGAAGGGCTACCGCATCGTCGCCCTGCAGCAGCGCGAGGCCACGCAGACCGAGCTGAGCGCCCACTACGCCGAGCACGAGGGCAAGCCCTTCTACGCGCCGCTGCTGGAGTTCATGGCCTCCGGGCCGCTCGTGGCCGTGGTCGTCGAGGGCGAGCGCTGCATCGAGGGGTTCCGCTCCCTGGCCGGCACGACCGACCCGACCACCGCCGCCCCCGGCACCATCCGCGGCGACCTCGGCCGCGACTGGGGCCTGAAGGTCCAGCAGAACCTCGTGCACGGCTCGGACTCGCCGGAGTCCGCCGCCCGTGAGATCGGGATCTGGTTCCCGTCCCTGTGA
- a CDS encoding class F sortase, whose amino-acid sequence MSSVQEPQRGSARRGRHAAPPPAASQRAVGLLDVALRLPGRWGTTSPGSRAAAAAVCLGLVGVAVPAGIAALPQEPAGAPSERTALVAAAAAGAAGSSSSSSTSDAAAAVPAPAVVPLSVTAVAAPTAVQVPSLGISSDLVRLGTTADGALEVPADAAHAGWFAQGVAPGAVGPAVIAGHVDSRSGPGVFARLSQVAQGAQVEVRRADGSTAVFVVTGVQQVAKDAFPTQAVYGPVAGPELRLITCGGAFDESTRHYVDNVVVYARLAQTTTS is encoded by the coding sequence GTGAGCTCCGTCCAGGAGCCGCAGCGCGGGAGCGCACGGCGGGGCCGGCACGCAGCGCCACCTCCCGCGGCTTCCCAGCGGGCCGTGGGGCTGCTCGACGTAGCCCTCCGCCTGCCCGGGCGGTGGGGCACCACCTCGCCCGGCAGCCGCGCGGCGGCAGCCGCGGTCTGCCTCGGCCTGGTCGGGGTGGCGGTCCCCGCCGGGATCGCGGCGCTGCCCCAGGAGCCGGCGGGGGCGCCTTCTGAGCGGACGGCGCTGGTGGCGGCGGCCGCCGCCGGCGCTGCGGGCTCCTCGTCGTCCTCCTCCACCTCGGACGCCGCTGCCGCCGTGCCGGCCCCGGCCGTGGTGCCGCTGTCCGTGACCGCTGTGGCGGCGCCCACGGCGGTGCAGGTGCCCTCGCTCGGCATCTCCTCCGACCTGGTGCGCCTGGGGACCACCGCCGACGGCGCTCTGGAGGTCCCCGCCGACGCCGCGCACGCCGGGTGGTTCGCGCAGGGCGTGGCGCCGGGCGCCGTGGGGCCGGCCGTCATCGCCGGTCACGTCGACTCCCGCAGCGGGCCCGGCGTCTTCGCCAGGCTGTCCCAGGTCGCGCAGGGTGCGCAGGTGGAGGTGCGGCGGGCGGACGGCAGCACCGCCGTCTTCGTGGTCACCGGGGTCCAGCAGGTGGCCAAGGACGCCTTCCCCACGCAGGCCGTCTACGGCCCGGTGGCCGGTCCGGAGCTGCGCCTCATCACCTGTGGCGGGGCCTTCGACGAGAGCACCCGCCACTACGTCGACAACGTGGTCGTCTACGCCCGGCTGGCGCAGACGACCACGTCGTAG
- a CDS encoding DUF4397 domain-containing protein, translating to MSAAPRPSRRGLLVGALVAAAVLGPASAAQASGASSSTDDAYIRVAHLVPGFGGVTMTATLTAFDGSTRQLTLAPEATYGAITGYEPLPAGSYAVAVRPVGAAASTTPVLTQTLTAQAGDAYTIAGLGDSTAPRLSAIQDDLASPGPGTARVRVLPAAEPGQTTDVTASGRSVASAAAFSEPTGYVDLPAGPVTFEASTGQRKAQESTTLAGGSVYTVLVLADGTSGLELRPVTDATGSGVVPQGGAATGGGYLAEHAGGATLPAVASAAAGTAVAGGALAAALALVRRRRGAIAQR from the coding sequence GTGTCCGCTGCTCCACGTCCCTCCCGGCGAGGACTGCTCGTCGGCGCCCTCGTCGCGGCAGCGGTCCTGGGCCCCGCGTCCGCCGCTCAGGCGTCGGGGGCGTCGTCCTCCACCGACGACGCCTACATCCGGGTGGCCCACCTCGTGCCCGGCTTCGGCGGGGTCACCATGACCGCCACGCTCACGGCCTTCGACGGCTCCACCCGCCAGCTGACGCTAGCTCCCGAGGCCACCTACGGCGCCATCACGGGGTACGAGCCGCTGCCCGCAGGCTCCTACGCCGTGGCCGTGCGGCCCGTCGGCGCGGCCGCCAGCACGACACCGGTGCTCACCCAGACCCTCACCGCGCAGGCCGGGGACGCCTACACGATCGCCGGCCTCGGCGACAGCACGGCCCCGCGCCTCTCGGCCATCCAGGACGACCTCGCCTCCCCCGGCCCGGGGACGGCGCGCGTGCGCGTCCTGCCCGCGGCCGAGCCCGGGCAGACCACGGACGTCACGGCCTCGGGCCGCTCGGTCGCCTCCGCCGCCGCCTTCTCCGAGCCCACCGGCTACGTCGACCTGCCCGCCGGGCCGGTGACCTTCGAGGCGTCCACCGGCCAGCGCAAGGCCCAGGAGTCGACCACCCTGGCCGGCGGCAGCGTCTACACGGTGCTCGTCCTGGCCGACGGCACCAGCGGCCTGGAGCTCCGGCCGGTCACCGACGCGACGGGTTCCGGAGTGGTCCCGCAGGGCGGCGCCGCGACCGGTGGCGGCTACCTGGCCGAGCACGCCGGCGGGGCGACCCTCCCGGCGGTCGCGTCCGCGGCAGCCGGCACGGCGGTCGCCGGTGGCGCCCTGGCCGCTGCGCTGGCCCTGGTGCGCCGTCGTCGCGGGGCGATCGCGCAGCGGTGA
- a CDS encoding NYN domain-containing protein yields the protein MTYLLVDGENIDATLGMSVLGRRPSPGERPRWDRVRDFAEQAWGQPVRALFFLNATSGSMPMSFVQALLAMDYRPIPLAGGPGEKVVDLGIQRTLEAIAERPGDVLLASHDGDFTAHLRRVLETEGRRVGLLGFREFVSSTFGDLTGRGLQVFDLEDHVHAFTEVLPRVRVIPLADFDPERYL from the coding sequence ATGACGTACCTCCTGGTGGACGGCGAGAACATCGACGCCACCCTGGGGATGAGCGTGCTGGGGCGGCGGCCCTCACCGGGGGAGCGGCCCCGGTGGGACCGCGTGCGCGACTTCGCCGAGCAGGCCTGGGGCCAGCCCGTGCGGGCCCTGTTCTTCCTCAACGCCACGTCCGGCTCGATGCCCATGAGCTTCGTGCAGGCCCTGCTCGCCATGGACTACCGCCCCATCCCGCTCGCCGGCGGCCCCGGCGAGAAGGTCGTGGACCTGGGCATCCAGCGCACGCTCGAGGCCATCGCGGAACGCCCCGGCGACGTGCTGCTGGCCAGCCACGACGGCGACTTCACCGCCCACCTGCGCCGGGTCCTGGAGACCGAGGGCCGGCGCGTGGGACTGCTGGGCTTCCGGGAGTTCGTCAGCTCCACCTTCGGGGACCTCACCGGCCGCGGCCTGCAGGTGTTCGACCTGGAGGACCACGTCCACGCCTTCACCGAGGTGCTGCCGCGCGTCCGCGTCATCCCGCTGGCCGACTTCGACCCCGAGCGCTACCTCTGA